DNA from Streptomyces rishiriensis:
ACGGCGACGACGTCTTCGTGTACGGCCGCAAGCCGGGCACCTGAGCCCCCCAGGTCGCCGAAGCGGCGTGGGCGCCCGGCCCTCCGGGCGTCACGCCTTGGGCGCGTCCCCATGCGCTCCGGAGGGGGCAGATGGACGTGATCAGTGACACGTCCGTTATGTCCGATTCGTTCGTGATGACTCACGTGGTCTTCACTTCCGAAGCCGTAAGCTTCACGCCATGTCCACCACTGTTGAATCCCTCACCGAGCGATCGGCCGCAGAGGTCAACGAGGAGATCCGGGCCCTGTGGCTCCGGTCGGGCGGGACACTGAGCGTCGAGCAGCGTGCGGAATACCAGCGGCTCGTCCTGGAGTGGGCCGCCGCTCCGACCTCCGTCGAAGCGGCCTGACGCGCCCGTCGGCCGCGCCGCCGTTCCCGTCGTCCCTGTTCACCGCGCGAGCCCTCACGGCCGCGATCCGTCCTCCCCGTGACCCCGTACCGACGGCGCCCGGGCGCCGTCACCCCCATGTCGCCGAGTAGTACCGCTGGTAGGCCTTGCGGTCTTGCTCGGCGCGGATGTACCGGGTCGCGACCAGGGCCACCATGCTGCCCGCGATGACCAGCAGACCGGGGCCGATGTTCCTGGGGTCGGTGAGCCTGGCGGCGAGTGTCTCGCTGACGCCGCCACCGGTCACGGGAGTGGTCGTGCCCGGCGAGGCCGAGCCCGGAGAGAGCCCCGCCTGGGGGGAGGAGGCGGACGGCGCGGGATCGGCGGACGACGTGGACGTGCCGGCGTTGTCGGAAGGAGCGGCCACGATCAGCTGGACGCCGAGCTGCGCCAGCGCCTTGGTCACCGGCTGGAAGAACGTCGTCCCCCCGGTGGTGCAGTCGCCGCTGCCGCCCGAGGTGACACCGAGCGCGATCCCGTCGGAGAACATCGGGCCGCCGCTGTCGCCCGGCTCGGCGCACACGCTCGTCTCGATGAGCCCGCTGACGGAGCCCTCCGGATAGTTCACCGTCGCGTCGAGACCGGTGACCTCGCCGTCCCGCAACCCGCTGGTGCTGCCGCTGCGGAAGACCCGCTGGCCCACGGCCGCGTCGCCGGTGCCCGTGATCCGCACCCCGTTGCCGTTGCCGATGGCCACCACGTCGGCGCCCGCGCCGGCCTTGCCGCTCGCGTACTGCACCAGGGAGAAGTCGCTGCCGGGGAAGTTGGAGTTCACCGTCCGGCCCACCTGCTGCTTGGCCTGGTTGTCCGCGAACCAGGTGGACCCGGTGGGCCCGCAGTGCCCGGCGGTCAGGATGAAGTCGTTCGTTCCGTTGGTCACGTTGAAGCCGGCCGAACAGCGTCCGCCGGTCGACAGGATCGGCTGGGCGCCGTTGATCCGGGTGGTGAACTCACCGGCGGTGCGCTCCATGCGGACGAAGCTGCCGATGCCGGTGGCCGTCCGCGTCAGCTGTGACCAGTCGGTGGCCGACACGGTGCTGTCGGCCTGTACGACGACCTGGTTCGTCCGGTAGTCCACCGTCCAGGCGGTGCCGGGCACCTTGGGCGCCGAACGGAGCGTCGCCGTGGCCGACTTGAGCTCGTTCAAGCTGTGCGGGACGACCTTGGCCTCGGCGCCCGCCGCCCGGACGGTGTCGGCCGTCTCCTCGTCGGTGACGGCGACGACCGGACGTCCGTCCGCGCCGAGCCAGGTCCCCGCCGTGCGTGAGGTGCCGAGCTTCTCGACGAGGGACGCCCCGGGATTGGTGACGACGGACTCCGCATTGCTGCGCGGCACCGCGGCCGTGCCGCCCGGCTCGCTCGCCATGGCCGCCTGCGTCACCATGGCGCCTCCCAGGAGGAGTCCGCCGACGGCCGCCAGCCGTGACACCCGCCGGACGGTCCGTCGTCGTACATGCCTCATGTCATGGCTCCCGAAACCCTGAACGCACGGCCTCAACACCGCGGGGCGCTCCGGTCGTTGAGTGCCCGCACCTCCATACGTGCGAGGACCCCGCAGCGTTCAGTGCGCGTCCGACCGCCTCAGTGTCTGCGTGCCACCCGCAGAACATCGCGACCTCCTCCGGTTCCGCCCCGCCCGCGACGGGCTCCGGGCGCCAGCCGGCTCCTGGGCGGGAGAAGGGCGGCGGCAGGTCTCGACCCAGCAATCTAGACCGGGGAGTTGAGCTGTGCGGACCGTCCTCCTGATTCCCCCGCGGGGCCGAGTCGCGCCCAGCTGCGCTCGTCGCCCCACACGGCGGCCTCGCCGGTGTAGGGGCGCAGCAGGGCGGTCAGCGCCGGGTCGCCGCGGCCGTTGAGTTCGTCGGAGGCGATCCGGCGGGCGATGCCGGCCAGGAAGTCCGCGAGCTGCACCCGGGCGTCGAGCCGCGAGACGACGAGCCGGAGCCCGGCCAGGCGGATGCCCCGCAACCGGGCCGCTCCTTCGATCCAGGCGATCCGCTGCGGGGTGAGCATGTTCTGCCGGTCGTGCGCGAGCCGCACCGGACGCCCGCCGGCGCTCCAATGGGCGGCCGTGTGCAGGATCGAGGGGAGAAGAGGATTGAGAACCGGCGTCAGGACGAACGGCCCGTCCTGGATTCCGGCCCGGTAGGCGAGCGCGCGCGAGCGTTCCTCCGAGAGCCGCGAGAGGGTCTCGGCCGCCGCCGTCCCCGGATACCGCAGCCGCAGTTCCTCGACCGTACGGAAGAAGCGCTCGACGGGCGCGTCCGGGCTTCCCGCGTGGCGCACCCACAGCAATTGGTTGGCCGCCTCCAGGAATTGCCGCCATTCCGTCTCGGTGAATGTCCGCCGCCCCTGCCGGAACAGCGGGAGGGCCGCCCCGGGGTCACCGAGCAGCAGGTCGGCGGCCCGGTCCACGACGAAGAAGGACTTCTCGACGAGGTGCACATGGGCGTGTCCGTACAGCGGTCCCGATGCCGAGAGCAGCCATTCCAGAACCGTCCGGTGTTTCTCCCGGAGCAGATGGTTCGCCTTGTACTCCTCGGCGGGCGAACGGATCCGGTTCCGGATCTCCCGTAGATGCCCGGCGGCGGAATCGGCCGGCAGCAGCACACTCGCGTGGGCGAACACGTCCGTGTTTCCGCCGGTGAGGTTCTCGCCGTCCGAACCCGATTCGTCGCAGGCGATCTCCGGGATGCCCCCGGCGTCCGCCACAGCTGTCCCGTTCACGTGATCCCAGGTCACACCACAGCCCCCTATCTTGTGCCCCATGACCAGCATCCCGCACGAGACGCCCGGTGAACCGAATCCTTTACAGGCCCTCACGCTCGACCGGCTCCGATGTCGTACGAGCATGAAGTGGCGTACGTATCCGGCCGACGTCCTTCCGCTGTGGGTCGCGGAGATGGACGTGCCCCTCGCCGAACCGGTCGTCACAGCGGTGACGCGGGCGCTGGCGCTCGGCGACACCGGCTACCCGGCGGGCACGGCCTACGCCGAGGCGCTGGCCCTGTTCGCCGCGAAGCGGTGGGCCTGGGACGGGCTCGCGGTCGAGCGGACGGCGATCGTGCCCGATGTGATGCTGGGCGTGGTCGAGATGCTGAAGCTGGTGACGGGGCCCGGCGATCCGGTGGTCGTCAACCCGCCCGTGTACCCGCCGTTCTTCCCGTTCGTCGAGCACCTGGACCGGCGGATCGCCGAGGCGCCTCTCGGCGCGGACGGCCGGCTCGATCTCGGCGCTCTGGAGGACGCCTACCGGCGCGCCGCCGCCGGGGGCGGCCGTGCCGCGCATCTGCTGTGCAGCCCGCACAACCCGACCGGCACGGTGCACACCGCGGGGGAACTGGCCGCCGTGGCCGCGCTCGCCCGGCGGTACGGCGTTCGCGTGGTCGTCGACGAGATCCACGCGCCGCTCGTCGTCTCGGGGGCCGGCTTCGTGCCCTACCTCGCCGTTCCCGGTGCGGAGAACGGCCTGTCGCTGATGTCGGCCTCCAAGGGGTGGAACCTGGCCGGGCTCAAGGCGGCGCTGGCCGTCGCGGGCCCCGAGGCGGCGGCCGACCTGGCCCTGCTGCCCGAGGAGGTGTCCCACGGACCGAGTCACGTCGGCGTGCTGGGTCACACGGCCGCCCTGCTCGACGGCACGAGATGGCTGGACGCCCTGCTGGCCGGCCTCGACGCCAACCGGCGTCTGCTCACCGCGCTGCTGGCCGAGCACCTGCCCGGCGTCGGGTACCGGCCGGGGGACGCCACGTATCTCGCCTGGCTCGACTGCCGCGCGCTGGGCCTGGGAGACGATCCGGCCGCGGTCTTCCTGGAGCGGGGGCGGGTGGCACTCAGCCGCGGGCTCGACTTCGGCACGGGCGGGGCAGGGCACGTCCGTCTGAACATCGCCACCTCGCCGGAGATCCTCACCGAAGGTGTACGGCGCATGGCGGCCGCCCTTCGCTGAGCCGCGAGTCCTCCCGCCGAACCGCCGCCCCACCGGAACTCCTCCGGTGGGGCGGCGGCCCTCGACCGGCCGCACCGGCGCTCCCTCGACTCGGGGTGCGGCGGCCCGACGACACCGGGTACATGCGACGGATCCAGCCGGATCACCGGCTGAGGCTGCCGGGGTGGTGCGGCGGCCCGGTGCCTAGACTGCGGTCATGGCTGACGACGCGCTGGACCGGCTGGCGGCGGGCAAGTACCTGCTGATCACCAGCTATCGGAAGAACGGAACCGGAGTGGCCACGCCCGTGTGGGTGGTGCGGGACGGGGACGCGCTCGGCGTCTGGACCGTCGCCGACGCGTGGAAGGTGAAGCGGATCCGGGCCCGCGGCGACGTGCTGGTCGGTCCCTGTGACGTACGCGGCAACCCGACCGGCGAGCAGATCCCGGCCACCGCCGAGATCTGCGACGCGCAGACCACCGCCCGCTACCGCACCCTGCTCGCCCGCAAGTACGGCGTCGTGGGCCGCCTCACCCTGCTCGGCAGCCGGCTCCGCCGGGGGGCGGAAGGGACCGTCGGGATCCGCGTCACGCTGTGAGCACCGGGACGGAGCAAGGGGGCCCCGACCATGCGGTCCGGGCCCCCTTCGCGCGGAGCGTGCCTGCTACGGCGCGTCCACGACCGTCCCCGTCAGCACCGGGCGGTCGGGCAGCGGCTCGGCGCTGTCGTCCGTCAGCGCGAGACGCATGGACTCGGCGGGCTCGGCCACCTGGTCCCGCACCGTGGGCACGGTGAAGTCGACGCCGGTGGTCGCGGCCGGGATGTTCAGCCAGACCCACAGGTTCGCATCCGACAGCGGGCGTTCCGGGTCGGGCACGTCACCGGAGTAGTCCGCGAGCCACTGCGGGTCCACGTCCTTCGTGGACAACTCGGCGCCCTCGGCGACCGGGAGTACCCGGACCGGCTGCCAGAAGTTCACGTCGGCGGTCTCGGAGAGCGTGATCCGCCAGCTCAGCGTCTCGCCCTCGGTCACCCGGCCGGCGACCGGCGTCAGGGTCACCTCCGGCGCCGGGTCGTCGTTCTGCACCGTCACCCCGCCCCGGTAGGAGCCGACGACCGCGCCGCGCACGGCCTTCACGAGGAGGTCCCGTGTCACGTCGTAGCCGAAGCGGGTGTCGCCCTTCACCTCGATCGGCACGTCGATCGGGGTGCTGCCCGGCCGGACCGTGACCAGCTTCTCCGTGGCCTCGAGGGTCTCCGGGTCGACGACGTAGAAGCGGACCCGGCCGCTGCCGTGGCCGGACACCCGCACCGGGACGTGATAGGTGCGGGTACCGGAGTCGCCCTCCTTGGCCGTGATACGGCCGATGTCGACGCGCGGCAGCGCCGCCGCCCGCACCGCGGGCGTGCCGGGGGCCCAGCCCCAGGCGTCCATGAACCACGCCTGCCCGGAACCCGAACGAGGGGTCAGCGCAAGGGACTTGACGTGCCTCAGGTCGAGGCCGGCGCGGGTGGCTGCGGTCAGCGGGACCCGTAGCTCGCGGGCCCAGTACGAGGCGGTGCGGTCGGAGCCCGGCAGGCCGTCGGCCGTGACCCGGCCGAGCGTGGCCCGGCGGCCGGCCGCGTCGGTGACGGACACGTCCAGCTCGGTACCGGTGGTGTTCGGCGGCACGAAGACCCGCAGCGCAAGGCTTCCGGCACCGGTGAGGGAGACAGGGACGAGGGAGGAGATCCTCGTCGGTGTGCCCGGCGCGGACCACTTCAGCGCGACCGCGCTCTTGGCGGAGTCCTTCTCCAGGTCCCACCAGCCGAAGTGCGGGGATCTCCCCGTGGCGTCGGCGTCCAGACATGCCCTGGCGGGATCGGGGTCCGCCCGGCACACGCGGCCGCCCGTCACCTCGACACCGCCGTCGGGCACGAAGCCGCCCGTGCGGCGGGCGCCGACCGCGTGCGTCAGGACGCGGGCCGGGTCGGCGGAGGGCGCGCGCCTGCCGGTGCCGTCGAGCAGCGGGCGCACCCGGTCGTCACCGGCGACGAACAGGCGCGCCGCGGCGGCGATGTACGTCGCGCCGGCCCGGTGCTGCTGGTCGGCGGTCAACCGGGTGGGGGCGCCCGTGGAGCAGACCGGGTCGGGGCCGGGCGCGTCCGGGTCCTCCCAGAAGTCGTCGAAGGAGGGCGCGACGGCCTTGCCAGGCGTCCACTCGGTGTTGAAGAAGTTGTGGTTGGCGCCGACCACGTAGACCGCGCTGTGCAGGGCCGCGCCGTTGCTGATGCCGCGCGTCCCGTCGAGGTAGGTCTCGCCCTCGAGGTCGGAGACGTCGCCGTCGCAGCCGGGCAGGATGGTCGCGGACGGGACGTCGGCGACGGGATTCTGGCCGAAGATGGTCGGTCCGACGAGCACGGTTCCGCGGATCTTCCAGCGGACCGGGCCCCGGTAGCCGTCCTGTGCGGCGGGCGGCGGGTACAGGCTGTCCAGGGCGGCGCGGTTGACGCCCTCGCCGCCGCGCGAGTGGCCGACGAGCAGGACCCGGGAGAGGTCCGCCTTCGTCGCGCCGGGCAGCGCCGCCGGGGCATGGGCCGGGTGGGCGGCCCAGTCGGCCCACTGGGCGAGATGCCGGCGCACCAGCGAGGAGCGCGCCTGAGCGCCGCCGTCCTCGGCCTCCCCGTCCTGGCCGTTGACGCCGTTCGCGGAGACCGACACCGTGACGTAGCCCTGCGAGGCGAGGAGCTCCTGGTCCTGGAGGTAGCCCCGGTGGCTCGGGATCGGCTTCGCACCGGCCGGGCAGGGCCAGGAGATGTCGAAGTCGTCGCTGCCCGGCCGGTAGCAGGTGGTGTGCCGGCCGTGCAGGAACAGCGCGAGCGGCCGCTTGCCGGGGGCCCCCTTCGGCGCCACCACGACCGCCTGCATCTCGACCGGCTGGGCGAAGCCCGGCAGCTTCACCGGGGCGAGGTCGTACTCGCCGCTCACCGTGCGGTACGCGCCCGGCTTGCCGGGGTCGACGGAGTTGGCCGGGGCCGGAGCCGGGGCCTCGGCCGAGGGCCGCTGGTGGCCGGGGGAACGGCGCTGGCCCGGGACGGAGTTGCCGCCGGTCGCGTCCAGACGGCGTCCACCGGCCAGTACGCGCAGGTCCTTCAGGGGGGTGTCGCCGACGCCGTCGAGGGAGAGCCGGAACGTGCGCCCGTCCTTCCCCGTCCTCGGGACGCCGAGCAGTCGGTCACCCGTGTGGAACTCCACGCGGGCGTCCCCGAAGGGCACGGGCGTCGGCGATCGCCACACCAGCTCCCGCGCGGTGCCCTCGCCGCTGACCCGCCACCCCTGGGGCAGCCCGCTGTCGGCGATCGCGGTCGACGGGGTCGACGGTCCTGTCTCGGACGGTGGTCGGGCTTGTGCCAGTCCCGGTGTTCCCGCCAGGGCCGCGAGCGCGGCCACGGCGGTGACACCTATTCGCCGGGCACGGATCAAGGTCCACTCCTCAACACTCGGAGCGTGGGGACCCCTTCCGTATCGGGAGCCCCTCACGTCCCGGAGGAAGCGAATGCACCTCTGTGGGTTGCCTGTGTCCCGGAATCCGGTCGGCCGAGCGCAAGGATCCGGTCAGGCGACCACCATCCCGCGCACGTGCCCTAGTGCCAGGCCCGGTACGGCTCGTCGAGGAGTTGGAAGACCGGCTCGCCGCGTACCGGGTCCTTGACCGTGGACAGCCGGACGCGATCGCCGCTGTGGATGCCGATGAGCGGGCCCATGACCCGGCCGCGTACGACGAACCCCTCGGCCATCTCCACCAGTGACACATTGCGGGCGGCCGGGGTGTTGCGGTTCACCACGGTGGCGTGGCGGACCGTGCCGGCGCCCTCGCTGCGTTCCGTGCGGAGGTCGCTGCCCTGACACACCGGGCACAGCAGCCGGTGGTACATGGCGGTGCCGCACCAGGTGCAGCGCTGGAAGAGGATCGTGTCGCCGTCGGTGTCCGCGCGGTCGAGGACGCCCGCCGCGGAGCCGGCGGCCTGCTGAACGGCGTTTCCTGAGTAGTGGTACACGCGGGTCAACTCCCTGCACTCGGCCGGAATCCACGTGCGCGGCTCGCCCGTGCACGCACGTGCCCGGTCAGCCGTGCCACCGTGCACGCCCCACAGGGTATGGCACTCAGTGCCACTCGTAAAGGCACTGCGTACCCACAATCTTGGGAGGGTTCGGCGAGGATCCGACGGGGGCCCGGCGGGAGTTCCGCGCCGACGGGGGCCCGGCGGGAGTTCCGCGAGGCTCCGGCGGGGGCCGGCCCGGTGCCGGGGGTTCAGTCCCGGCCGAGGGTCGTCTCGATCTCCTGCACCACCCGCCACAGCGGCGCCCCGCGCCGGGAGACCACCACGACGACGTCCTCCGGCAGCCCGTCGGCGGGAGACGGCGGGAGGGCCGGGAACGTGGGCCGGGCCGCGGGATCCGGGGCTGCCGGGGCCGGCGCGAACGCCGACTGCACGTACCCGAGCGCGTGGTCCACGGTCGAGCCGGCGTCGCCCCCGCCGTCCGAACGCAGCCAGGAGCGCAGCGCGTTGTTGTGGGCGGCGACCACCGCGGCCGCGATCACGTCGGCGTGCAGGTTGCCGTCGGGCCGGCCGGTGAAGCGGCTCCGGAGGTACGCGGCCAGGGCGCGCTCGTAGCGCCATACGACCGACAGTTCGTACGCCCGCAGCCCGGGCACCTGCTTGGTGAGCCGGTAGCGCTGCACGGAGAAGGAAGGGTTCTCGGCGTACATCAGCAGGACGAGCCGGGCGGCGTCGCAGACCCGCCGCACCGGCTCGTGTTCCGTCCCGCTCGCGGCGAGGAAGGCCGTCATGTCGGCGAGGCACCGCTCGTGGTCGGGGAAGACCACGTCCTCCTTGGAGGGGAAGTAGCGGAAGAAGGACCGCCGGCCGACGCCCGCCAGCGTCACGATGTCGTCGATGGTCGTCTGCTCGTAGCCCCGCTCCAGGAACAGCCGGAAGGCCGCCGCGACCAGGGCGTCCCGCATGGGCGGTTTGGCCTCCGCCTTGTGAGTGGCGCTCATGGACGCGAACGTAACACCTGAGCGCCACGGATGGCACTCGGTTCCCTCTGCCAGGGAACCGAGTGCCGGACACCGGACATCGGACGTCCGGCACCGAGCGCCGAGCTCCGGGTGCCGAATAGCCGGTACCGACCCGCCGGCCGGTACCTGCCGACGTCACATCCGCTCGGCCGCCTCGACCACGTTGGTCAGCAGCATCGCGCGCGTCATCGGCCCGACCCCGCCGACCGGCGGCGAGAAGGAACCGGCGACACCGCTCACGTCGGGGTGGACGTCACCGAGGATGCCCTCGACCGTGCGCGTCAGGCCGACGGACAGCACCGTCGCGCCGGGCTTGATCCAGTCGGGCCGGACCAGGTGGGCCACTCCGGCCGCGGCGACCACCACGTCCGCCTCCCGGGCGTGCGCCGCCGTGTCCTGGGTGGCCTCGTGGCACAGGGTCACCGTGGCGTGCTCGGTGCTGCGGGTCAGCATCAGGCCCAGCGGCCTGCCCACGGTGACACCGCAGCCGATGACGCAGAACTGCTGGCCCGTGATCTCGACCCGGTTGCGCCGCAGCAGGTCGATGATGCCGCGCGGGGTGCAGGGCAGCGGGCCGGGGATGCCCAGCACCAGCCTGCCGAGGTTGGTCGGATGGAGTCCGTCGGCGTCCTTGACCGGGTCGATCAGCTCCAGCACGGCATGGGTGTCGATATGGGCCGGGAGCGGGAGCTGCACGATGAAGCCGGTGCACGCCGGATCGGCGTTGAGCCGCAGCACGGCGGCCTCGACGTCGGCCTGGGAGGCGTCGGCGGGGAGTTCCACGCGGATCGAGGCGATGCCGACCTGCGCGCAGTCGCGGTGCTTGCCGCCGACGTAGGAACGACTGCCGGCGTCGTCGCCGACGAGGATCGTGCCCAGCCCGGGATGGATGCCTCGCTCCTTCAACGCCTGGACGCGTAGGGCGAGTTCACTCTTGATGTCGGCCGCGGCGGCCTTGCCGTCGAGCAGTGTTGCGGTGGTCACGGGAGTCGTCGGGCCCTTCGGGAGAAAAACGACGGTCCTGTCATCGTACGACCCGCTCGCCCGCCGCCCCCCGGGAGTCCCGGCGGCCGCGGACGTCCCTCCGACCGCGGCGGTTCCGCCCGGGACCGTCCGTACGCCGTCTGACGTAACCTTTCCGCACCGTTCGACCGTCATCAGGAGACCGTATGTCCGCCACCCGCCCCCGTCTCCTCTACGTCACGGACCTCGCTTATCAGGCGCGCGGGCGCCGCTACTGCGACGAGGACGTCTTCCTCACCTCCCGGCTGCGCGCGGAGTTCGACCTGGCCCTGTGCCACCCGCTGGACGCCGCCGCCCTGATGCACTCCTTCGACGGCGTCGTCGTCCGCAACAGCGGCCCCGTCCTGGGCTATCCGAAGGAGTACGAAGCCTTCCGGGAGCGCGCGCTCCAGGACGGCGTGCGCGTCTACAACCCGCTCACCGGCCGCGCCGACATGGCCGGCAAGCAGTACCTCGTCGACCTGAGCGCCGCGGGCCACCCCGTCATCCCCACCGTCGACCGCTCCGAGGACCTGCACCGGCTGCCCGAGGCCGACCGGTACGTCGTCAAGCCCAAGGCCGGCGCCGACTCCATAGGCCTGCGGATCCTGCCGCCCGACGCGCTGCCCGCTCTGGCCGACGGCTCGGTCCTGGTCCAGCCGTGCGTCGACTTCGCCTACGAGGTCTCCTTCATCTACGTCGACCACGACTTCCAGTACGCCTTGTACGCACCGCATCCCGAGCGCCGCTGGCAGCTGGAGCCCTACCGGCCCACCGTGCGGGACCTGGAGTTCGCCCGGCGCTTCATCGACTGGAACGGCCTCGCGCACGGGATCCAGCGCGTCGACGCCTGCCGCGCCCCCGACGGCGAACTGCTGCTGGTCGAACTGGAGGACCTCAACCCGTACCTGTCCCTCGACGCCCTGGACGAGGCCGGACGGGACGCCTTCGTCGCCGCGACGACCCGCTCCCTGCGCCGTTTCCTCGCCGGCTGAACCCGCCCGTCCGTCCGCCCGTATCTCTCCCGGGGGACCCACGGGAGGGAGACGAGCGTGCCGACACCGGAGGAACCCGGAAAGCCGCACGAGCGCCCGGTCCTGGAACCCGTCCGGGTCCTGCGGCCGCGCAACACCGACGCCCTGGCGGAGCTGTTCCGCGAGATGTCCGAACTGACCCAGGACCCTGACGCCTACGAGGCGATACCCCTGCGGCCCGAGCCGGCCGTGGACGAGGCCGAGACGCAGGAGCTCCCGCCGCTGGTCCCCGGCGCGGCGAGGACCGCGCCGACGCGACGCGGCGACCGGGACTGGGCGAGCGAGAGCGGCGGCCCGCGACCCCTGCCCGGCGGCGAGGGTCCTGGCGGCCGGGCAGGCGCCGCGCGGGAGCGGGGCGCAACCGGGACCGCACCGGGGCCGGACGGCGCGCGCCCACGCGTCCGCAGCGGGTCCGGTGCGGGGCTGCGGCGCGGCGCCGTCACGGTCGGCGTGTGCGCGGCGGCCCTCGTCGGCTTCGTCTGCGCGCTGCTGCTGCCGGGCCGGGGCGGCGAGGCCGCCGCGCAGACACCCCCGCCGGCGGCGGCCACCCCCGCCCCGACCGCCACCGCGACCGGACCGGCGGACCCCGACGGAGCCGGCACGCTGCGGGAGGGGGACAGCGGTGCCGAGGTGACCGACCTCCAGCGGCGCCTGCTGCGCGTTCCGAACGTGTACGACAACGGTCCCACCGACGGCCGTTACGGCACCGCTCTCACCGAGGCCGTGGCGCGATTCCAGCTGTGGTATGGCATCCGCGGCGACGAGAGCGGCGTGTACGGCGACGACACCCGCCGTGATCTGGAGTCCCGTACGGCCTCGGCCGGCGGATGACCGGGTGAAGCCCCGGGAGAACGGGCCGCGCTCGGCAGTGCGGTGCGTGTCACCATGGCCGGTGGCCCCGTTGCGGTCGGCCGACGGTGGGCGTTCGGCGCCTCGGGTCGCCGAGACGAAGGCCGTCCCCATGAGCGGGTCCCGCGTCCCGGGCCGGAGGCCGCCCGTCGTGTTCGTGCCGTCCGTCGTCGTGGGGGCGTCGTGGTACTGGCGGCGCCGCGACCACGGAGCCGTCCTACCGCTCGGCGTCCGGCACCCGGATGTCCAGCACGCACACGTCGTCGCGTCCCTCGGGCTCCAGCGTCGCGCCGAGCAGCTGGTCCAGCGGCCCCGGCCCGGCGCCGGGCCGGGGCGCGGCGGCCCTGGCCAGTCGCTCCAGACCTCGGTCGATGCTCTCCAAGGGCCGCTCCACCAGGCCGTCGGTGTAGAGAAGGACCTGGTCGCCCGGTTCCAGACGGACCTCCGCCGCCTCGTAGCGAGCCGTGTCGGTCGCGCCGAGCAGCATCCCGAAGGGACGCTCGAGGTAGTGGGCCTCACCGCCACGCACCAGCAGCGGGGGCGGGTGACCGGCCTGTGCCCACTCCAGTCGCCGTTCGCGCGGGTTGTAACGGGCCAGCACCATGGTCGCCGAGCCGTGCGGGTCGCGGGAGTGCAGCAGCAGGGCGTTGAGACGGCTGAGTGCCCCGGTCAGCGACGAACCCGTGATGACCATGCCCTTGGCGGTGAACCGCAGCAGGGCCATCGAGGCCACGGCGCCCATGCCGTGCCCGGCCACGTCACCGACGACGAACAGGGCGTCGCCGTCGGGCAGTTCGATGGCGCTGAACCAGTCGCCGCCGACGCTGAGGCCCGACTGCGCGGGCAGGTAGGCGACGTCCACGCGCAGCCCGGCCAGCCGGACGGCCTGCTTCGGCAGGGGCAGCAGCGCGTCCTGCAACCGGGCGGCCACCATGCGCTCGGCCTCGAGCGCCCCGTGCTGGGTGAGCATGGCGCGCTCGCTCGCGAGGAGGGCCAGTTCGGCGCTGCGCTGGGGCGTGAGGTCCTGCACGAAGCCGTGCACCTCGATGGGGGTGC
Protein-coding regions in this window:
- a CDS encoding S1 family peptidase; this encodes MRHVRRRTVRRVSRLAAVGGLLLGGAMVTQAAMASEPGGTAAVPRSNAESVVTNPGASLVEKLGTSRTAGTWLGADGRPVVAVTDEETADTVRAAGAEAKVVPHSLNELKSATATLRSAPKVPGTAWTVDYRTNQVVVQADSTVSATDWSQLTRTATGIGSFVRMERTAGEFTTRINGAQPILSTGGRCSAGFNVTNGTNDFILTAGHCGPTGSTWFADNQAKQQVGRTVNSNFPGSDFSLVQYASGKAGAGADVVAIGNGNGVRITGTGDAAVGQRVFRSGSTSGLRDGEVTGLDATVNYPEGSVSGLIETSVCAEPGDSGGPMFSDGIALGVTSGGSGDCTTGGTTFFQPVTKALAQLGVQLIVAAPSDNAGTSTSSADPAPSASSPQAGLSPGSASPGTTTPVTGGGVSETLAARLTDPRNIGPGLLVIAGSMVALVATRYIRAEQDRKAYQRYYSATWG
- a CDS encoding PPOX class F420-dependent oxidoreductase, which translates into the protein MADDALDRLAAGKYLLITSYRKNGTGVATPVWVVRDGDALGVWTVADAWKVKRIRARGDVLVGPCDVRGNPTGEQIPATAEICDAQTTARYRTLLARKYGVVGRLTLLGSRLRRGAEGTVGIRVTL
- a CDS encoding peptidoglycan-binding domain-containing protein, with the protein product MPTPEEPGKPHERPVLEPVRVLRPRNTDALAELFREMSELTQDPDAYEAIPLRPEPAVDEAETQELPPLVPGAARTAPTRRGDRDWASESGGPRPLPGGEGPGGRAGAARERGATGTAPGPDGARPRVRSGSGAGLRRGAVTVGVCAAALVGFVCALLLPGRGGEAAAQTPPPAAATPAPTATATGPADPDGAGTLREGDSGAEVTDLQRRLLRVPNVYDNGPTDGRYGTALTEAVARFQLWYGIRGDESGVYGDDTRRDLESRTASAGG
- a CDS encoding Zn-ribbon domain-containing OB-fold protein is translated as MYHYSGNAVQQAAGSAAGVLDRADTDGDTILFQRCTWCGTAMYHRLLCPVCQGSDLRTERSEGAGTVRHATVVNRNTPAARNVSLVEMAEGFVVRGRVMGPLIGIHSGDRVRLSTVKDPVRGEPVFQLLDEPYRAWH
- a CDS encoding MalY/PatB family protein encodes the protein MTSIPHETPGEPNPLQALTLDRLRCRTSMKWRTYPADVLPLWVAEMDVPLAEPVVTAVTRALALGDTGYPAGTAYAEALALFAAKRWAWDGLAVERTAIVPDVMLGVVEMLKLVTGPGDPVVVNPPVYPPFFPFVEHLDRRIAEAPLGADGRLDLGALEDAYRRAAAGGGRAAHLLCSPHNPTGTVHTAGELAAVAALARRYGVRVVVDEIHAPLVVSGAGFVPYLAVPGAENGLSLMSASKGWNLAGLKAALAVAGPEAAADLALLPEEVSHGPSHVGVLGHTAALLDGTRWLDALLAGLDANRRLLTALLAEHLPGVGYRPGDATYLAWLDCRALGLGDDPAAVFLERGRVALSRGLDFGTGGAGHVRLNIATSPEILTEGVRRMAAALR
- a CDS encoding bifunctional methylenetetrahydrofolate dehydrogenase/methenyltetrahydrofolate cyclohydrolase produces the protein MTTATLLDGKAAAADIKSELALRVQALKERGIHPGLGTILVGDDAGSRSYVGGKHRDCAQVGIASIRVELPADASQADVEAAVLRLNADPACTGFIVQLPLPAHIDTHAVLELIDPVKDADGLHPTNLGRLVLGIPGPLPCTPRGIIDLLRRNRVEITGQQFCVIGCGVTVGRPLGLMLTRSTEHATVTLCHEATQDTAAHAREADVVVAAAGVAHLVRPDWIKPGATVLSVGLTRTVEGILGDVHPDVSGVAGSFSPPVGGVGPMTRAMLLTNVVEAAERM
- a CDS encoding TetR family transcriptional regulator, producing the protein MRDALVAAAFRLFLERGYEQTTIDDIVTLAGVGRRSFFRYFPSKEDVVFPDHERCLADMTAFLAASGTEHEPVRRVCDAARLVLLMYAENPSFSVQRYRLTKQVPGLRAYELSVVWRYERALAAYLRSRFTGRPDGNLHADVIAAAVVAAHNNALRSWLRSDGGGDAGSTVDHALGYVQSAFAPAPAAPDPAARPTFPALPPSPADGLPEDVVVVVSRRGAPLWRVVQEIETTLGRD